One stretch of Mangifera indica cultivar Alphonso chromosome 9, CATAS_Mindica_2.1, whole genome shotgun sequence DNA includes these proteins:
- the LOC123225278 gene encoding pentatricopeptide repeat-containing protein At5g52850, chloroplastic has product MISKSITHIVNRTEIYRIEEACSRLISLCNSKSFKEGLCIHSPIIKLGLQDNLYLNNNLLSLYGKCFGVDNARHFFDEMPQKDVVSWTGILTAYVKYRKHYEALELFYSMMISGQYPNEFTLSSVLKSCSAFGDFNYGTRVQAYVIKHGFQSNPISSSALIDLYSKWGFTDEAFKLFACMENGDTVSWTAMISLFVKERKWSQALQFYVHMLEAGVHPNEFTFVKFLAASCFLGLSYGRLVHGHMIVWGVKMNVVLKTALVDMYSRCRRMEDAIKVSNLTPEYDVLLWTTIISGFTQNLKFREAVAAFQDMEVCGVAPNNFTYSSILGACSSILSLDLGRQIHLRVIMAGLEDDVSVGNALVDMYMKCSNVIENGLRAFRAITSPNVISWTSLIAGFVEHGFHRQAFQLFTEMQASGVQPNSFTLSSILRACSTVEFASQLLKIHGYVIKTEADNDIVIGNALVNAYAGLGLAGDAWQVISMMSHRDATTYTSLATRMNQTGHHEVALNIISHMFNDNVKMDGFSLASFIAASASLAAVEIGKQLHCHSMKSGLVTWISVSNSLVDFYGKSGSLSDARIAFKEITEPDVVSWNALISGLASNGQISSALSAFDDMRLAGVNPDWVTYLLVLSVCSQAGLVDLGLEYFQSMEKLYNLVPQFDHYVRLADLLGRAGRLEEAMGVLQTMPFRPDTLIYKTLLGACKMHKNVPLGEDIARRGLELDPSDPAFYVLLASLYNNTGHSDLAVNTLQMMRERGLMNRDASLKDYGKKIHLSVAGHDEDGVHEENRLSYYRV; this is encoded by the coding sequence ATGATATCAAAATCAATAACCCACATCGTAAACAGAACTGAAATATACCGAATCGAAGAGGCTTGTTCGCGGCTTATTTCATTATGCAACTCCAAGTCTTTCAAGGAAGGTTTATGCATTCACAGCCCAATTATTAAGTTGGGTCTGCAAGATAATTTATACTTGAACAATAATTTGCTTTCCCTTTATGGGAAATGCTTCGGAGTAGACAATGCCCGCCACTTCTTTGATGAAATGCCTCAGAAAGACGTTGTTTCTTGGACTGGAATCTTGACTGCTTATGTTAAGTACAGAAAACATTACGAGGCACTTGAATTGTTTTATTCTATGATGATTTCAGGACAATATCCCAATGAGTTTACTTTATCGAGTGTCTTGAAATCGTGTTCTGCTTTTGGTGATTTCAACTATGGAACTCGGGTTCAAGCCTATGTTATCAAACATGGGTTTCAATCAAATCCCATTTCGAGCAGTGCTTTGATCGATTTATACTCCAAATGGGGTTTCACTGATGAAGCTTTTAAGTTGTTTGCTTGTATGGAGAATGGTGATACTGTTTCATGGACTGCAATGATCTCTTTGTTTGTGAAAGAGCGAAAGTGGAGCCAGGCTTTGCAGTTTTATGTTCATATGCTTGAGGCAGGTGTTCATCCAAATGAGTTCacttttgtgaaatttttagcTGCTTCATGTTTTCTTGGTTTAAGTTATGGAAGACTGGTTCATGGTCACATGATAGTTTGGGGAGTGAAGATGAATGTGGTGTTGAAAACTGCCCTGGTTGATATGTATTCGAGATGTCGGAGGATGGAAGATGCTATCAAGGTCTCAAATTTGACGCCTGAATATGATGTGTTGTTGTGGACTACCATTATATCTGGGTTTACTCAGAACTTGAAGTTTAGAGAGGCTGTTGCTGCATTTCAGGATATGGAGGTTTGTGGAGTGGCACCAAATAACTTCACGTATTCTAGTATCTTGGGTGCATGCTCGTCAATTCTGTCTTTGGATCTGGGAAGACAGATTCATTTGCGAGTGATTATGGCTGGATTGGAGGATGATGTCTCTGTTGGAAATGCACTTGTTGATATGTACATGAAGTGTTCCAATGTGATTGAAAATGGCTTGAGAGCATTTAGAGCAATAACCTCACCTAATGTCATATCTTGGACCTCTTTGATTGCTGGCTTTGTAGAACATGGTTTTCATCGACAAGCTTTTCAACTTTTCACAGAGATGCAGGCTTCAGGAGTGCAACCAAATTCCTTTACACTCAGTAGTATCCTCAGGGCCTGCAGTACAGTAGAATTTGCAAGCCAGCTATTGAAAATCCATGGATATGTTATTAAAACAGAAGCAGATAATGATATAGTCATTGGGAATGCTTTAGTAAATGCTTATGCTGGGTTGGGATTAGCAGGTGATGCATGGCAAGTGATTAGCATGATGAGTCACCGAGATGCCACCACATACACAAGTTTAGCCACAAGAATGAATCAGACGGGTCATCATGAAGTGGCATTGAACATCATATCTCACATGTTTAATGACAATGTCAAGATGGATGGATTTAGCCTGGCCAGCTTCATAGCTGCATCAGCAAGCTTGGCTGCGGTGGAAATTGGAAAGCAACTTCACTGCCATTCCATGAAATCTGGATTAGTGACCTGGATTTCAGTTTCAAATAGCCTAGTTGACTTCTATGGGAAATCTGGATCCTTATCTGATGCACGCATAGCTTTCAAGGAAATAACTGAGCCAGATGTCGTGTCATGGAATGCTTTGATATCCGGATTGGCTTCAAATGGACAAATCTCCTCTGCACTCTCAGCTTTTGACGATATGAGGTTAGCCGGAGTCAATCCTGATTGGGTTACATATTTGTTAGTGCTTTCTGTTTGTAGTCAAGCTGGGTTGGTTGACTTGGGTCTTGAGTATTTCCAGTCTATGGAAAAACTGTATAATTTAGTGCCACAATTTGACCACTATGTCCGCTTAGCTGATCTTCTTGGACGGGCAGGCAGGCTAGAAGAGGCAATGGGTGTGCTACAAACTATGCCTTTTAGGCCAGATACTCTGATCTACAAAACATTACTTGGCGCATGCAAGATGCATAAGAATGTACCTCTTGGGGAAGATATAGCAAGGCGAGGGCTAGAACTTGATCCCTCAGATCCAGCATTCTATGTGCTGCTTGCAAGCCTGTATAATAATACTGGGCATTCTGATCTAGCTGTGAATACTCTCCAAATGATGAGAGAAAGAGGTTTGATGAATCGTGATGCAAGCTTAAAGGATTATGGTAAGAAGATTCATCTCTCAGTTGCAGGACATGATGAAGATGGCGTTCATGAAGAAAATAGATTGAGCTATTACAGAGTTTAA
- the LOC123226212 gene encoding probable NADH dehydrogenase [ubiquinone] 1 alpha subcomplex subunit 5, mitochondrial, whose amino-acid sequence MFLRVIGRPLMAKVKQTTGIVGLDVVPNAREVLINLYNKTLKEIQVVPEDEGYRKAVESFTRHRLKVCQEEEDWEMIEKRLGCGQVEELIEEAQDELKLIAKMIEWDPWGVPDDYECEVIENNAPVPKHVPLHRPGPLPEEFYKTLEAVTTKDAPAVTSGESLSKE is encoded by the exons ATGTTCCTACGCGTGATCGGACGGCCATTGATGGCCAAGGTGAAACAAACGACGGGGATCGTCGGACTGGATGTGGTTCCCAACGCAAGGGAAGTTCTTATCAATTTGtacaacaaaaccctaaaagagATCCAGGTTGTTCCCGAAGATGAGGGATACCGTAAGGCGGTGGAGAGCTTTACACGACACCGTCTCAAGGTCTGTCAAGAGGAAGAAGATTGGGAAATGATCGAGAAACGTCTCGGATGCGGCCAGGTTGAGGAGCTTATCGAGGAAGCCCAAGACGAGCTCAAACTCATCGCCAAAATGATCG AGTGGGATCCTTGGGGTGTTCCTGATGACTATGAATGTGAAGTTATTGAGAATAATGCGCCAGTTCCCAAGCATGTTCCTCTGCATCGACCTGGTCCTCTGCCTGAGGAATTCTACAAGACGTTGGAGGCTGTTACCACAAAGGATGCTCCTGCTGTCACCTCTGGTGAGTCACTGTCTAAGGAATAA
- the LOC123226495 gene encoding probable WRKY transcription factor 27, translated as MGERVVAENCHLDAVLRSCSSAVDKNYESSSVSENPLSFLASLKFEEEEDPFSIFNIVVQEKNNGFEELQDAYTNITSKDGALTGQQQQEQVKTSSPDLFVFGEPKNQLSSRHVQQQELQPEQQDLQQKEHQHHGQSGAISLRPMQCQPPRCRKRKYPQKRIVCHVTVEDLSGDLWGWRKYGQKRIKGSPYPRNYYRCSSSKGCAARKQVERSSTDPNLFIVIYTGDHTHARPAHRHSLAGITRNKFSTTQTAQPPATNSNASCFSPASSTSRPPTAMEEAKNNQYEKADVEGGEMVEPEEEADEDDLLISNLAAVLNEDIFKGLEELSSCIASG; from the exons ATGGGTGAGAGAGTTGTTGCAGAGAACTGCCATCTGGACGCGGTGCTCAGAAGTTGCAGTTCTGCCGTTGATAAGAACTATGAAAGTTCTAGTGTTTCGGAGAATCCTTTGTCGTTTTTGGCTTCTTTGAAgtttgaagaagaggaagatccattttctattttcaatatagttGTACAGGAGAAGAACAATGGTTTTGAAGAATTACAAGATGCTTACACTAACATCACTAGCAAAGATGGAGCATTGACCGGCCAACAACAACAAGAACAAGTTAAAACAAGCTCACCTGATCTTTTTGTTTTCGGAGAGCCCAAAAATCAGCTATCATCACGACATGTACAGCAACAAGAATTACAGCCTGAGCAGCAAGATTTGCAACAGAAAGAGCACCAGCATCATGGTCAATCTGGGGCCATTTCTTTGCGGCCCATGCAATGTCAGCCACCTCGATGTAGAAAGAG GAAGTACCCGCAAAAGAGAATTGTATGTCATGTCACGGTCGAGGATCTCTCTGGTGATTTGTGGGGTTGGCGTAAATACGGGCAAAAACGCATCAAAGGCTCCCCATATCCGAG AAACTACTACAGGTGCAGTAGCTCAAAAGGCTGTGCAGCAAGAAAACAAGTGGAACGCAGCAGCACGGATCCCAACTTATTCATTGTGATCTATACAGGCGACCACACGCATGCTCGTCCGGCTCACAGACACTCACTTGCCGGAATTACACGAAACAAGTTCTCCACGACTCAAACTGCCCAGCCGCCTGCAACAAACAGTAACGCTTCATGCTTCTCTCCTGCCTCGTCCACAAGCCGCCCGCCAACGGCCATGGAGGAAGCGAAGAATAATCAATACGAGAAAGCTGACGTGGAGGGTGGTGAGATGGTAGAACCAGAAGAAGAGGCTGATGAAGACGATCTTCTTATTTCCAACTTAGCAGCTGTTTTGAATGAAGATATATTCAAAGGGCTTGAGGAGCTCAGTTCTTGCATTGCTAGTGGTTGA
- the LOC123224826 gene encoding uncharacterized protein LOC123224826, with translation MASSMEPNSLHHNVATFINTTTTNLLSFLSPPSKTTPFVTIPSSKLSFPLLKFTDSSVRSPPDSAQPESLSSQSDVKGVSSPESFPSTVRISGINSNGKGGGPAFVGQVFSMCDLSGTGLMAVSTHFDIPFISKRTPEWLKKMFATVTKSERKGPVFRFFMDLGDAVAYVKQLNIPSGVVGACRLDLAYEHFKDKPHLFQFVPNEKQVKAANKLLKTIPQSDGRRKIDGVPVFSAQNLDIAIATADGIKWYTPYFFDKNMLDNILEESVDQHFHTLIQTRHMQRRRDVIDDNLAAEVIEEIGDSVWEPPEVQEVLDEIGHPGIPLSVISKAAEIQLLYAIDKVLLGNRWLRKATGIQPKFPYMVDSFENRSAASFLRASDSTSCLANSESDNGTSDHQSEDKSLGKHRKRPDFQFPQPQKASSRADSSSIECTKQNLQPNPFLPKITMVGISTGEAGQMSKSSLKKTMDNLTRELEQTDQGNATTGSSNELKMEDRDPLFVANVGDYYSSLAKTRSAARFVRGGSN, from the exons ATGGCTTCTTCCATGGAACCCAACTCCCTCCACCACAACGTGGCCACTTTCATCAACACAACCACCACTAATCTTCTCTCTTTCCTCTCCCCTCCCAGTAAAACGACGCCGTTTGTCACCATCCCTTCCTCCAAGCTCTCTTTCCCGCTTCTTAAATTCACTGACTCTTCAGTTCGTTCACCCCCCGACTCCGCTCAGCCCGAATCACTCTCCTCTCAATCCGACGTCAAAGGTGTCTCCTCCCCCGAGTCCTTCCCATCGACGGTCAGGATATCCGGAATCAATTCCAATGGAAAGGGCGGTGGGCCCGCCTTTGTGGGCCAGGTTTTCAGCATGTGCGATCTTTCTGGGACCGGCCTTATGGCCGTCTCTACTCACTTCGATATTCCCTTTATTTCTAaaag AACACCTGAGTGGCTAAAGAAGATGTTTGCAACAGTTACTAAGAGTGAAAGGAAAGGTCCCGTCTTTCGCTTTTTCATGGATTTAGGTGATGCAG TTGCATATGTTAAGCAGCTGAATATTCCAAGTGGTGTGGTGGGAGCCTGCCGACTTGATTTGGCATATGAGCATTTTAAG GATAAACCTCACTTATTTCAATTTGTACCAAACGAGAAACAG GTTAAAGCAGCCAACAAGCTTCTAAAGACAATTCCTCAGAGTGATGGTAGAAGAAAGATTGATGGAGTACCTGTTTTCAGTGCTCAAAATTTGGATATTGCAATAGCTACAGCTGATGGAATAAAATG GTATACTCCATACTTCTTTGATAAAAACATGCTAGACAACATTCTTGAAGAATCTGTTGATCAGCACTTCCATACTTTAATTCAAACTCGACACATGCAGCGCCGACGTGATGTAATTGATGACAACTTGGCAGCAGAAGTGATTGAAGAGATTGGCGATAGTGTATGGGAGCCTCCAGAG GTTCAAGAAGTGCTGGATGAGATAGGCCATCCTGGAATACCTTTAAGTGTCATTTCAAAGGCTGCTGAAATACAGCTTCTTTATGCCATTGACAAAGTACTTCTGGGTAATAGGTGGTTGAGGAAAGCTACTGGCATTCAACCAAAATTTCCTTACATGGTTGACTCATTTGAGAATAG GAGTGCAGCATCGTTTCTAAGAGCTTCTGACTCGACCAGCTGCCTTGCCAATTCTGAATCAGATAATGGCACTTCAGATCATCAATCAGAAGATAAGAGCTTAGGAAAACACAGGAAGAGACCAGATTTTCAATTCCCGCAACCTCAGAAGGCATCTTCTAGAGCAGACAGTTCATCAATAGAATGCACAAAGCAAAACTTGCAGCCAAATCCTTTTCTTCCAAAAATTACAATGGTGGGAATCTCAACAGGGGAAGCCGGGCAGATGAGCAAATCTAGTTTAAAGAAAACAATGGATAACTTAACGCGAGAGTTGGAGCAAACTGATCAGGGAAATGCCACCACTGGCAGTAGCAATGAGCTGAAAATGGAAGATAGGGATCCACTCTTTGTGGCAAACGTTGGTGATTATTATTCGAGCCTGGCAAAGACAAGGTCAGCTGCTCGGTTTGTTCGTGGAGGAAGCAACTAA
- the LOC123225538 gene encoding pentatricopeptide repeat-containing protein At4g21190, whose amino-acid sequence MLCLRYSLPIFTKSLEFSKSSGNISSVVVCSAKGPRPRYPRVWKTRKRIGTISKSAKLVTCIKELSNVKEEIYGALDSFIAWELEFPLVTVKKALKTLENEKEWKRIIQVTKWMLSKGQGRTMGTYLTLLNALSEDGRLDEAEELWAKIFSDKLEGTPRVFFDKMISIYYHRDMYDKMFEVFADMEELNVRPNVSIVTMMGNVFQKLGMLDKYKKLNRKYPPPTWEYRYIKGKRVRLRAKPMNEFDGAIEGMNKNKETTQNPKGLVAEAKNKETDLNSNELLGEAEAYLGESFKEANENSDESFEEVEANRNELFEEEAEAISNKDTEANLST is encoded by the exons ATGCTTTGTTTGAGATATTCTTTGCCCATCTTCACTAAAAGTTTGGAATTTTCCAAGAGTTCTGGGAATATCAGCAGTGTTGTG GTATGTTCTGCAAAAGGCCCGAGACCAAGATATCCTCGGGTATGGAAAACAAGAAAGAGAATTGGGACTATCTCCAAGTCGGCGAAGCTTGTCACTTGT ATAAAGGAATTGTCAAATGTCAAAGAGGAAATCTATGGGGCTCTTGATTCATTCATTGCTTGGGAATTGGAGTTTCCTCTTGTTACGGTGAAGAAAGCATTGAAGACTCTTGAGAATGAAAAAGAATGGAAGAGGATAATTCAG GTTACAAAATGGATGTTGAGCAAGGGCCAAGGGAGAACGATGGGGACCTATTTAACTTTATTGAATGCTTTATCAGAGGATGGGAGACTTGATGAAGCTGAAGAACTTTGGGCTAAAATATTTTCAGATAAGCTAGAAGGCACCCCGCGCGtgttttttgataaaatgatttccaTTTACTATCATAGGGACATGTATGACAAGATGTTTGAG GTATTTGCTGATATGGAGGAGCTTAATGTCCGACCAAACGTTTCAATTGTTACCATGATGGGGAATGTCTTCCAAAAGCTGGGTATGTTGGACAAGTACAAGAAATTGAATAGGAAATACCCACCACCTACATGGGAATATCGATACATAAAAGGAAAACGTGTTAGGCTTCGAGCAAAGCCTATGAATGAGTTTGATGGTGCCATTGAAGGCATGAATAAAAACAAGGAAACAACCCAGAATCCAAAAGGATTAGTTGCAGAAGCTAAGAATAAGGAGACTGACCTGAATTCAAATGAATTACTTGGGGAAGCCGAGGCATATCTAGGCGAATCATTCAAGGAAGCCAATGAAAATTCAGATGAATCATTTGAGGAGGTTGAGGCAAATAGAAATGAATTGTTCGAGGAGGAAGCTGAAGCAATTTCGAACAAAGACACTGAAGCTAACTTATCTACATGA